A genomic stretch from Corvus cornix cornix isolate S_Up_H32 chromosome 9, ASM73873v5, whole genome shotgun sequence includes:
- the LRRC3 gene encoding LOW QUALITY PROTEIN: leucine-rich repeat-containing protein 3 (The sequence of the model RefSeq protein was modified relative to this genomic sequence to represent the inferred CDS: deleted 1 base in 1 codon), with protein MGEALQEHRGAVLLPRSCCHPQGAASSHAELAGGKMTLTTTTPATSVAQAFFCLLLCIPWGSSCPPSCQCTEQAGAKAVLCSSQHLEEIPKDIPTDAVFLKLDANSITRIPSNAFRHLSHLEEIDLSRNAIEKIDRAAFKGLAAGLRTLDLSSNRIRSIPKEALLALNAKLRLANNPWHCECALQEVLWEARLDPDSVQDITCHTAPRQEYVGKPLLQVLDAGVNFCSVRQRTMDVAMFITMFGWFAMVIVYVICYVRHNREPACKHGDYLKSLPSTQAHAETTSTAL; from the exons ATGGGAGAGGCCTTGCAGGAACACCGAGGGGCCgtcctgctgcccaggagctgctgccacccccagggagctgccagcagccacgCTGAGCTGGCTGGTGGCAAGATGACCCTCACCACCACCACGCCAGCCACCAGTGTGGCCCAGGCTTtcttctgcctcctgctctgcatcccCTGGGGCAGCTCGTGCCCCCCCAGCTGCCAGTGCACGGAGCAGGCAGGGGCAAAGGctgtcctctgcagctcccagcacctggAGGAGATCCCCAAGGACATCCCCACCGATGCGGTGTTCCTCAAGCTGGATGCCAACAGCATAACCAGGATCCCTAGCAATGCCTTCAGGCACCTGTCCCACCTGGAGGAAATCGACCTCTCCAGGAATGCCATCGAGAAGATCGACAGGGCAGCTTTCAaagggctggcagctgggctgcGGACCCTCGACCTCTCCAGCAACCGCATCCGCAGCATTCCCAAGGAGGCCTTGCTGGCACTCAACGCCAAGCTCCGGCTGGCCAACAACCCTTGGCACTGCGAGTGTGCCTTGCAGGAGGTGCTGTGGGAGGCACGGCTGGACCCCGACTCCGTCCAGGACATCACCTGCCACACGGCCCCGCGGCAGGAGTACGTGGGCAAGCCGCTGCTCCAGGTCCTGGATGCCGGCGTCAACTTCTGCAGCGTGCGCCAGAGGACCATGGACGTGGCCATGTTCATCACCATGTTCGGCTGGTTCGCCATGGTCATCGTCTACGTGATCTGCTACGTCCGGCACAACAGGGAG CCCGCCTGCAAGCACGGGGATTACCTGAAGTCACTGCCGAGCACCCAGGCCCACGCAGAGACCACCAGCACCGCCCTGtag
- the TSPEAR gene encoding thrombospondin-type laminin G domain and EAR repeat-containing protein, with amino-acid sequence MSAALLLWVVLLRWASGGGSMRGGRTWQHCTDLRPLDILSEAVPAGGLARGMRVFQVQGVRGFQLSASRPRALGFPASRLFIHCDRFPEEFSIIVTLRALRGPAKRNEYIFTLMVEESPSVLVGLRYAPDKLHFLFWSQERAGGWQTRVTFPNVSLSDNQWHTLVLAVSGQSFSLTVDCSIPKDVVVETPFPASLSVRRASFYLGNRRRRKGVFTGLLRQLVLLPGADATPRICHAVNFKVATLSVPTVLQDVPAKPVSNEVLKYPYETDMKVTLGARPRCTKQEKAQFWFNASRRGLYLCNGSTWLSMLEVQHRLDYVEEYQNLVTNSETMGIEVFTIPKVGLFAAVANRVTPPGSAIYRWIDGKFVHYQNIPTYQAQSWKYFTIGKKIFLAVANFEQNERGQEFSVIYKWSRRKAKFITYQRITTHSARDWEAFVIEGEAFLAVVNHRQGNNHNIDSVIYRWNPRTGLFETNQTIPTSGAYDWEFFTIGPYSFLAVANTFNGTSTKIYSHIYIWLSGSFQLFQSILTFGAADWEVFHIGDRVFLAVANSHSYDSGMPAPSNFYAINSSIYELNITAQMFVKFQDLLTYSALDWEFFSVGDDSFLVVANSFDGFTFSVNSIIYRWQGYEGFVAAHHLPTVGCRDWEAFHTAEGSYLFYSSAKEPLSKVLKLKTT; translated from the exons ATGTCGGcggcactgctgctctgggtcGTTCTCCTCCGCTGGGCCAGCGGCGGGGGCTCCATGCGGGGAGGCCGGACGTGGCAGCACTGCACAG ACCTGCGCCCGCTGGACATCCTGTCGGAGGCGGTGCCGGCCGGGGGGCTGGCCCGCGGCATGCGGGTGTTCCAGGTGCAGGGGGTGCGCGGCTTCCAGCTCTCCGCCTCGCGGCCCCGCGCCCTGGGCTTCCCCGCCTCGCGGCTCTTCATCCACTGCGACCGCTTCCCCGAGGAGTTCTCCATCATCGTCACCCTGCGGGCGCTCCGCGGCCCCGCCAAG AGGAACGAGTACATCTTCACGCTGATGGTGGAGGAGAGCCCCAGCGTGCTGGTGGGGCTGCGCTACGCCCCCGACAAGCTGCACTTCCTCTTCTGGAGCCAGGAGCGCGCCGGCGGCTGGCAGACCCGCGTCACCTTCCCCAACGTGTCCCTCTCCGACAACCAGTGGCACACGCTCGTCCTGGCTGTCTCCGGCCAGTCCTTCTCCTTGACGGTGGACTGCAGCATCCCCAAGGATGT GGTGGTGGAGACACCATTTCCAGCCTCGCTGTCGGTGAGGAGAGCCAGCTTCTACCTGGGCAACAGGCGGAGAAGGAAAGGCGTGTTCACG GGCTTGCTGAGACAGcttgtcctgctgccaggagccgATGCCACCCCTCGGATATGCCACGCCGTGAACTTCAAAGTAGCAACGCTCTCTGTCCCCACTGTCCTCCAGGATGTCCCTGCAAAGCCAGTGAGCAACGAGGTGCTCAAATACCCCTACG AGACCGACATGAAGGTGACCCTGGGGGCCCGTCCACGCTGCACCAAGCAGGAGAAGGCGCAGTTCTGGTTCAACGCCTCCCGACGAGGGCTGTACCTCTGCAATGGCAGCACCTGGCTCTCCATGCTGGAAG TCCAACACAGGCTGGACTACGTGGAGGAGTACCAGAACCTGGTGACCAACTCAGAGACAATGGGCATTGAGGTCTTCACCATCCCAAAGGTGGGACTGTTTGCAGCCGTGGCCAACCGGGTCACGCCCCCGGGATCGGCCATCTACAGGTGGATTGACGGGAAGTTCGTGCACTACCAGAACATCCCCACCTACCAAGCTCAGTCCTGGAAGTATTTCACCATTGGGAAGAAG atcTTCCTGGCAGTGGCGAATTTTGAGCAGAACGAGAGGGGTCAGGAGTTCTCTGTTATATACAAGTGGAGCCGCAGGAAAGCGAAGTTCATCACCTACCAACGGATCACCACGCACAGCGCCAGGGACTGGGAGGCCTTTGTCATCGAGGGGGAGGCTTTCCTCGCTGTGGTCAACCACAGACAAG GGAACAACCACAATATAGACAGTGTGATATACAGGTGGaaccccaggacagggctgtttGAAACTAACCAGACCATTCCTACCTCTGGAGCCTACGACTGGGAATTTTTCACCATCGGACCATATTCCTTCCTGGCGGTAGCTAACACGTTCAATGGCACATCCACTAAGATCTACTCACACATCTACATCTGGCTCAGTGgctctttccagctcttccagtCTATCCTG ACATTCGGTGCTGCCGACTGGGAGGTTTTTCATATTGGGGACAGAGTCTTTCTGGCTGTTGCCAACAGCCACAGCTATGACAGCGGGATGCCAGCACCCTCCAACTTCTACGCCATCAACTCCTCCATCTATGAGCTGAACATCACGGCCCAGATGTTTGTTAAATTCCAGGACCTTCTCACCTACAG TGCCCTGGACTGGGAGTTCTTCTCAGTGGGAGACGACTCTTTTCTGGTGGTAGCAAACTCCTTTGATGGCTTCACCTTCTCTGTTAACAGCATCATCTACAG GTGGCAAGGCTACGAAGGCTTTGTGGCAGCCCACCACCTCCCCACTGTGGGCTGTAGAGACTGGGAGGCGTTTCACACCGCTGAGGGCTCCTACCTGTTCTACTCCAGCGCCAAGGAGCCACTTTCCAAGGTGCTCAAGCTGAAAACCACCTGA